In Thalassophryne amazonica chromosome 14, fThaAma1.1, whole genome shotgun sequence, one DNA window encodes the following:
- the epc2 gene encoding enhancer of polycomb homolog 2 isoform X1, giving the protein MSKLSFRARALDAAKPLPLFLRADLPELSECASINRTVPSMPSGMEKDEELEHHLQRAISAQQVFREKKENMVIPVPEAETNITYYDRLYKGDVKVPKQLIHIQYVLTSGLSSALGLDLEQPDYDMDSEDETLLNRLNRKMELKPLQFETMVDRLEKASTHQVLNSDQLISLPEAKLLLNEDDYLLKSVYDYWVRKRKNSRCPSLIPQVKQEKRDGSTNSDAYVAFRRRTEKMQTRKNRKNDEASYEKMLKLRREFSRTVTILEMIKRREKSKRELLHLTLEVVEKRYQMGDFSGDILKDLMLPLVEKPAYSSLVSLTNSNRYKNNTKTKVYKRQEVMDDDPFSFLQPKKKFTKRDGLYPPRRPGRPPCPYTVNKADIKQYDFHSSGEDDLPPPLSPASEPEEEGHPDGVFAFRRKAGCQYLSPQTEQTDRTPWDGPEPGLGLHPLFSHHSLTELSVPHHWIGLGRRRVGRGGRIILDRASSGLDPALMQLDSDTFSYSACSSVDTVQPEQKVLLGSADGSGSLTEILNSIQTIRCCCFRPKKSLDQCARSHRMGRPSREEGVSSCLSSPQSASLAGGITEEQFQNHQHQLAQMQKQLEQLHQTHAASSRQMPPLECRAALQANRSTVSKTLDSARAHFAASAVISSPVQSPLHLHGQNKAYKASVNGVLHASGTSRPLYSSRSVVPTRDSSPQSLPHQWSHIGAVSPAHHHSARLSAPSPSALKLATVAATLDRVPKVTAATAVGSIARDASEPERLTNGMSEATLAMEVT; this is encoded by the exons ATGAGTAAACTGTCGTTCCGAGCGCGTGCGCTGGACGCCGCCAAACCTCTGCCGCTTTTCCTCCGCGCGGATCTACCGGAGCTCAGCGAGTGCGCGTCCATAAACCGGACGGTGCCGAGCATGCCGAGCGGGATGGAGAAGGACGAGGAGCTG GAGCATCACCTCCAGAGGGCAATCTCAGCCCAGCAGGTGTTTAGGGAGAAGAAGGAGAACATGGTCATCCCGGTGCCTGAAGCCGAGACCAACATCACCTACTACGACCGTTTGTACAAAGGAGATGTTAAAGTTCCAAAGCAGCTCATCCACATCCAGT ATGTCCTCACCTCGGGTTTGTCCTCAGCTCTGGGTTTGGATCTGGAGCAGCCGGACTATGACATGGACTCGGAGGATGAGACGCTACTCAACAGGCTCAACCGTAAAATGGAGCTCAAACCGCTACAATTTGAGACAATGGTGGACCGGCTGGAAAAGGCCAGTACTCACCAGGTACTGAACTCAGA TCAGCTGATCTCTCTGCCAGAGGCCAAGCTGTTGCTGAATGAGGACGACTATCTGCTGAAGTCAGTTTATGACTACTGGGTGAGGAAGAGGAAGAACAGCAGGTGTCCTTCGCTCATCCCACAGGTCAAACAGGAGAAACGCGACGGTTCCACCAACAGTGACGCCTACGTGGCCTTCAGGCGCCGCACAGAGAAGATGCAGACGAGGAAG AACCGGAAGAATGATGAGGCATCTTACGAGAAAATGCTGAAGTTGAGGAGGGAGTTCAGTCGGACCGTCACCATTCTGGAGATGATCAAGAGGAGGGAGAAATCCAAACGAGAGCTGCTGCACCTCACGTTGGAGGTGGTGGAGAAGCG GTATCAGATGGGAGACTTCAGTGGAGATATTCTCAAAGATTTAATGCTCCCCCTGGTGGAGAAACCGGCGTACAGCAGCCTGGTCAGCCTTACCAACAGCAACCGCTacaaaaacaacacgaagacgaAG GTGTACAAGAGGCAGGAAGTGATGGACGACGACCCTTTCAGCTTCCTCCAGCCAAAGAAGAAATTCACTAAAAGAGACGGTCTGTATCCACCACGGCGTCCCGGGCGACCTCCCTGCCCCTACACGGTCAACAAGGCCGACATCAAACAGTACGACTTCCACAGCTCGGGGGAGGACGACCTCCCACCACCACTG TCTCCTGCGTCTGAACCCGAGGAGGAGGGTCATCCTGATGGCGTGTTTGCCTTCAGACGGAAAGCTGGCTGTCAGTATTTGTCT CCTCAGACGGAGCAGACAGACAGAACCCCGTGGGATGGTCCTGAACCAGGACTTGGTCTCCACCCACTTTTCAGCCATCACTCTCTCACTGAGCTGTCTGTACCTCATCACTGGATTGGACTTGGCCGCCGCAGAGTGGGTCGAGGTGGCAG GATCATCTTGGATCGAGCCTCATCTGGTCTGGATCCGGCGTTGATGCAGTTGGACTCGGACACTTTTTCGTACTCCGCATGCTCCTCTGTTGACACGGTTCAACCGGAACAGAAGGTTCTGCTCGGTTCAGCAGATGGTTCTGGCTCTTTGACTGAAATCCTGAACAGCATCCAGACCATCAGATGCTGCTGTTTCAGACCAAAGAAGTCGCTGGACCAGTGCGCCAGAAGCCACAGGATGGGACGACCCTCCCGAGAGGAGGGCGTCTCCAGCTGTCTGTCCAGTCCTCAAAGCGCTAGTTTAG CAGGTGGCATTACAGAGGAGCAGTTCCAGAACCATCAGCATCAGCTCGCACAGATGCAGAAACAGCTGGAACAGCTGCATCAGACACACGCTGCTTCATCCAGACAAATGCCACCGCTGGAATGCCGTGCTGCG CTGCAGGCCAACAGGTCCACCGTGTCAAAGACTCTGGACTCGGCCCGCGCTCACTTTGCTGCCTCGGCTGTGATTAGCTCCCCGGTCCAGTCTCCGCTCCACCTCCACGGCCAGAACAAAGCCTACAAGGCGAGCGTCAACGGCGTCCTCCACGCTTCAG GAACCTCGAGACCCCTTTACTCCTCGAGGTCTGTGGTTCCAACGCGAGACTCCTCCCCTCAGTCCCTCCCTCACCAGTGGAGCCACATCGGTGCCGTCTCTCCTGCCCACCACCACAGTGCCCGGCTCTCCGCCCCGTCACCGTCTGCCTTAAAGCTCGCCACTGTGGCTGCCACCTTGGACCGTGTACCCAAAGTCACGGCCGCCACCGCCGTTGGCAGTATAGCCAG AGACGCGTCGGAGCCGGAGCGCCTGACGAATGGGATGTCGGAGGCCACACTGGCCATGGAGGTCACATAG
- the epc2 gene encoding enhancer of polycomb homolog 2 isoform X3 has protein sequence MSKLSFRARALDAAKPLPLFLRADLPELSECASINRTVPSMPSGMEKDEELEHHLQRAISAQQVFREKKENMVIPVPEAETNITYYDRLYKGDVKVPKQLIHIQYVLTSGLSSALGLDLEQPDYDMDSEDETLLNRLNRKMELKPLQFETMVDRLEKASTHQLISLPEAKLLLNEDDYLLKSVYDYWVRKRKNSRCPSLIPQVKQEKRDGSTNSDAYVAFRRRTEKMQTRKNRKNDEASYEKMLKLRREFSRTVTILEMIKRREKSKRELLHLTLEVVEKRYQMGDFSGDILKDLMLPLVEKPAYSSLVSLTNSNRYKNNTKTKVYKRQEVMDDDPFSFLQPKKKFTKRDGLYPPRRPGRPPCPYTVNKADIKQYDFHSSGEDDLPPPLSPASEPEEEGHPDGVFAFRRKAGCQYLSPQTEQTDRTPWDGPEPGLGLHPLFSHHSLTELSVPHHWIGLGRRRVGRGGRIILDRASSGLDPALMQLDSDTFSYSACSSVDTVQPEQKVLLGSADGSGSLTEILNSIQTIRCCCFRPKKSLDQCARSHRMGRPSREEGVSSCLSSPQSASLAGGITEEQFQNHQHQLAQMQKQLEQLHQTHAASSRQMPPLECRAALQANRSTVSKTLDSARAHFAASAVISSPVQSPLHLHGQNKAYKASVNGVLHASGTSRPLYSSRSVVPTRDSSPQSLPHQWSHIGAVSPAHHHSARLSAPSPSALKLATVAATLDRVPKVTAATAVGSIARDASEPERLTNGMSEATLAMEVT, from the exons ATGAGTAAACTGTCGTTCCGAGCGCGTGCGCTGGACGCCGCCAAACCTCTGCCGCTTTTCCTCCGCGCGGATCTACCGGAGCTCAGCGAGTGCGCGTCCATAAACCGGACGGTGCCGAGCATGCCGAGCGGGATGGAGAAGGACGAGGAGCTG GAGCATCACCTCCAGAGGGCAATCTCAGCCCAGCAGGTGTTTAGGGAGAAGAAGGAGAACATGGTCATCCCGGTGCCTGAAGCCGAGACCAACATCACCTACTACGACCGTTTGTACAAAGGAGATGTTAAAGTTCCAAAGCAGCTCATCCACATCCAGT ATGTCCTCACCTCGGGTTTGTCCTCAGCTCTGGGTTTGGATCTGGAGCAGCCGGACTATGACATGGACTCGGAGGATGAGACGCTACTCAACAGGCTCAACCGTAAAATGGAGCTCAAACCGCTACAATTTGAGACAATGGTGGACCGGCTGGAAAAGGCCAGTACTCACCAG CTGATCTCTCTGCCAGAGGCCAAGCTGTTGCTGAATGAGGACGACTATCTGCTGAAGTCAGTTTATGACTACTGGGTGAGGAAGAGGAAGAACAGCAGGTGTCCTTCGCTCATCCCACAGGTCAAACAGGAGAAACGCGACGGTTCCACCAACAGTGACGCCTACGTGGCCTTCAGGCGCCGCACAGAGAAGATGCAGACGAGGAAG AACCGGAAGAATGATGAGGCATCTTACGAGAAAATGCTGAAGTTGAGGAGGGAGTTCAGTCGGACCGTCACCATTCTGGAGATGATCAAGAGGAGGGAGAAATCCAAACGAGAGCTGCTGCACCTCACGTTGGAGGTGGTGGAGAAGCG GTATCAGATGGGAGACTTCAGTGGAGATATTCTCAAAGATTTAATGCTCCCCCTGGTGGAGAAACCGGCGTACAGCAGCCTGGTCAGCCTTACCAACAGCAACCGCTacaaaaacaacacgaagacgaAG GTGTACAAGAGGCAGGAAGTGATGGACGACGACCCTTTCAGCTTCCTCCAGCCAAAGAAGAAATTCACTAAAAGAGACGGTCTGTATCCACCACGGCGTCCCGGGCGACCTCCCTGCCCCTACACGGTCAACAAGGCCGACATCAAACAGTACGACTTCCACAGCTCGGGGGAGGACGACCTCCCACCACCACTG TCTCCTGCGTCTGAACCCGAGGAGGAGGGTCATCCTGATGGCGTGTTTGCCTTCAGACGGAAAGCTGGCTGTCAGTATTTGTCT CCTCAGACGGAGCAGACAGACAGAACCCCGTGGGATGGTCCTGAACCAGGACTTGGTCTCCACCCACTTTTCAGCCATCACTCTCTCACTGAGCTGTCTGTACCTCATCACTGGATTGGACTTGGCCGCCGCAGAGTGGGTCGAGGTGGCAG GATCATCTTGGATCGAGCCTCATCTGGTCTGGATCCGGCGTTGATGCAGTTGGACTCGGACACTTTTTCGTACTCCGCATGCTCCTCTGTTGACACGGTTCAACCGGAACAGAAGGTTCTGCTCGGTTCAGCAGATGGTTCTGGCTCTTTGACTGAAATCCTGAACAGCATCCAGACCATCAGATGCTGCTGTTTCAGACCAAAGAAGTCGCTGGACCAGTGCGCCAGAAGCCACAGGATGGGACGACCCTCCCGAGAGGAGGGCGTCTCCAGCTGTCTGTCCAGTCCTCAAAGCGCTAGTTTAG CAGGTGGCATTACAGAGGAGCAGTTCCAGAACCATCAGCATCAGCTCGCACAGATGCAGAAACAGCTGGAACAGCTGCATCAGACACACGCTGCTTCATCCAGACAAATGCCACCGCTGGAATGCCGTGCTGCG CTGCAGGCCAACAGGTCCACCGTGTCAAAGACTCTGGACTCGGCCCGCGCTCACTTTGCTGCCTCGGCTGTGATTAGCTCCCCGGTCCAGTCTCCGCTCCACCTCCACGGCCAGAACAAAGCCTACAAGGCGAGCGTCAACGGCGTCCTCCACGCTTCAG GAACCTCGAGACCCCTTTACTCCTCGAGGTCTGTGGTTCCAACGCGAGACTCCTCCCCTCAGTCCCTCCCTCACCAGTGGAGCCACATCGGTGCCGTCTCTCCTGCCCACCACCACAGTGCCCGGCTCTCCGCCCCGTCACCGTCTGCCTTAAAGCTCGCCACTGTGGCTGCCACCTTGGACCGTGTACCCAAAGTCACGGCCGCCACCGCCGTTGGCAGTATAGCCAG AGACGCGTCGGAGCCGGAGCGCCTGACGAATGGGATGTCGGAGGCCACACTGGCCATGGAGGTCACATAG
- the epc2 gene encoding enhancer of polycomb homolog 2 isoform X7 → MSKLSFRARALDAAKPLPLFLRADLPELSECASINRTVPSMPSGMEKDEELEHHLQRAISAQQVFREKKENMVIPVPEAETNITYYDRLYKGDVKVPKQLIHIQSLGLDLEQPDYDMDSEDETLLNRLNRKMELKPLQFETMVDRLEKASTHQLISLPEAKLLLNEDDYLLKSVYDYWVRKRKNSRCPSLIPQVKQEKRDGSTNSDAYVAFRRRTEKMQTRKNRKNDEASYEKMLKLRREFSRTVTILEMIKRREKSKRELLHLTLEVVEKRYQMGDFSGDILKDLMLPLVEKPAYSSLVSLTNSNRYKNNTKTKVYKRQEVMDDDPFSFLQPKKKFTKRDGLYPPRRPGRPPCPYTVNKADIKQYDFHSSGEDDLPPPLSPASEPEEEGHPDGVFAFRRKAGCQYLSPQTEQTDRTPWDGPEPGLGLHPLFSHHSLTELSVPHHWIGLGRRRVGRGGRIILDRASSGLDPALMQLDSDTFSYSACSSVDTVQPEQKVLLGSADGSGSLTEILNSIQTIRCCCFRPKKSLDQCARSHRMGRPSREEGVSSCLSSPQSASLAGGITEEQFQNHQHQLAQMQKQLEQLHQTHAASSRQMPPLECRAALQANRSTVSKTLDSARAHFAASAVISSPVQSPLHLHGQNKAYKASVNGVLHASGTSRPLYSSRSVVPTRDSSPQSLPHQWSHIGAVSPAHHHSARLSAPSPSALKLATVAATLDRVPKVTAATAVGSIARDASEPERLTNGMSEATLAMEVT, encoded by the exons ATGAGTAAACTGTCGTTCCGAGCGCGTGCGCTGGACGCCGCCAAACCTCTGCCGCTTTTCCTCCGCGCGGATCTACCGGAGCTCAGCGAGTGCGCGTCCATAAACCGGACGGTGCCGAGCATGCCGAGCGGGATGGAGAAGGACGAGGAGCTG GAGCATCACCTCCAGAGGGCAATCTCAGCCCAGCAGGTGTTTAGGGAGAAGAAGGAGAACATGGTCATCCCGGTGCCTGAAGCCGAGACCAACATCACCTACTACGACCGTTTGTACAAAGGAGATGTTAAAGTTCCAAAGCAGCTCATCCACATCCAGT CTCTGGGTTTGGATCTGGAGCAGCCGGACTATGACATGGACTCGGAGGATGAGACGCTACTCAACAGGCTCAACCGTAAAATGGAGCTCAAACCGCTACAATTTGAGACAATGGTGGACCGGCTGGAAAAGGCCAGTACTCACCAG CTGATCTCTCTGCCAGAGGCCAAGCTGTTGCTGAATGAGGACGACTATCTGCTGAAGTCAGTTTATGACTACTGGGTGAGGAAGAGGAAGAACAGCAGGTGTCCTTCGCTCATCCCACAGGTCAAACAGGAGAAACGCGACGGTTCCACCAACAGTGACGCCTACGTGGCCTTCAGGCGCCGCACAGAGAAGATGCAGACGAGGAAG AACCGGAAGAATGATGAGGCATCTTACGAGAAAATGCTGAAGTTGAGGAGGGAGTTCAGTCGGACCGTCACCATTCTGGAGATGATCAAGAGGAGGGAGAAATCCAAACGAGAGCTGCTGCACCTCACGTTGGAGGTGGTGGAGAAGCG GTATCAGATGGGAGACTTCAGTGGAGATATTCTCAAAGATTTAATGCTCCCCCTGGTGGAGAAACCGGCGTACAGCAGCCTGGTCAGCCTTACCAACAGCAACCGCTacaaaaacaacacgaagacgaAG GTGTACAAGAGGCAGGAAGTGATGGACGACGACCCTTTCAGCTTCCTCCAGCCAAAGAAGAAATTCACTAAAAGAGACGGTCTGTATCCACCACGGCGTCCCGGGCGACCTCCCTGCCCCTACACGGTCAACAAGGCCGACATCAAACAGTACGACTTCCACAGCTCGGGGGAGGACGACCTCCCACCACCACTG TCTCCTGCGTCTGAACCCGAGGAGGAGGGTCATCCTGATGGCGTGTTTGCCTTCAGACGGAAAGCTGGCTGTCAGTATTTGTCT CCTCAGACGGAGCAGACAGACAGAACCCCGTGGGATGGTCCTGAACCAGGACTTGGTCTCCACCCACTTTTCAGCCATCACTCTCTCACTGAGCTGTCTGTACCTCATCACTGGATTGGACTTGGCCGCCGCAGAGTGGGTCGAGGTGGCAG GATCATCTTGGATCGAGCCTCATCTGGTCTGGATCCGGCGTTGATGCAGTTGGACTCGGACACTTTTTCGTACTCCGCATGCTCCTCTGTTGACACGGTTCAACCGGAACAGAAGGTTCTGCTCGGTTCAGCAGATGGTTCTGGCTCTTTGACTGAAATCCTGAACAGCATCCAGACCATCAGATGCTGCTGTTTCAGACCAAAGAAGTCGCTGGACCAGTGCGCCAGAAGCCACAGGATGGGACGACCCTCCCGAGAGGAGGGCGTCTCCAGCTGTCTGTCCAGTCCTCAAAGCGCTAGTTTAG CAGGTGGCATTACAGAGGAGCAGTTCCAGAACCATCAGCATCAGCTCGCACAGATGCAGAAACAGCTGGAACAGCTGCATCAGACACACGCTGCTTCATCCAGACAAATGCCACCGCTGGAATGCCGTGCTGCG CTGCAGGCCAACAGGTCCACCGTGTCAAAGACTCTGGACTCGGCCCGCGCTCACTTTGCTGCCTCGGCTGTGATTAGCTCCCCGGTCCAGTCTCCGCTCCACCTCCACGGCCAGAACAAAGCCTACAAGGCGAGCGTCAACGGCGTCCTCCACGCTTCAG GAACCTCGAGACCCCTTTACTCCTCGAGGTCTGTGGTTCCAACGCGAGACTCCTCCCCTCAGTCCCTCCCTCACCAGTGGAGCCACATCGGTGCCGTCTCTCCTGCCCACCACCACAGTGCCCGGCTCTCCGCCCCGTCACCGTCTGCCTTAAAGCTCGCCACTGTGGCTGCCACCTTGGACCGTGTACCCAAAGTCACGGCCGCCACCGCCGTTGGCAGTATAGCCAG AGACGCGTCGGAGCCGGAGCGCCTGACGAATGGGATGTCGGAGGCCACACTGGCCATGGAGGTCACATAG